A single genomic interval of Lucilia cuprina isolate Lc7/37 chromosome 2, ASM2204524v1, whole genome shotgun sequence harbors:
- the LOC111675000 gene encoding CD63 antigen, with translation MASGGLTCVKYLTFFCNLLFALSGILILLVGAMVQFNYSHYSNFVSDHIWTAPIILMIIGTIVAFICFLGCCGALKENSCMILSFAILALIVFFFEIGLGIAGYIKHAGLQQIMEVQFNNTMKYYNEREHYRDGWTLLQTELDCCGTYGPADWEAIFPNKTIPSSCCPIINLNEAEVCTVAHANNDGCFHKLLHILDSKTLVLAGVVLGVAGIQVLTILFACCLYRSFRRSYQTV, from the exons ATGGCTTCTGGCGGTTTAacatgtgtaaaatatttaacatttttttgcaatttattatttGCC ctGTCGGGCATCTTAATCTTGCTAGTGGGAGCCATGGTCCAGTTCAATTATTCTCACTATTCGAATTTTGTTAGTGACCATATATGGACAGCTCCCATAATACTAATGATTATAGGTACTATTGTCGCATTTATATGCTTTTTGGGCTGTTGTGGagctttaaaagaaaacagTTGCATGATTTTATCGTTCGCCATATTGGCcttaattgtgtttttctttgAGATTGGTTTAGGTATAGCTGGCTATATCAAACATGCCGGTCTGCAACAGATTATGGAGGTACAATTTAATAATACTATGAAATATTACAACGAGCGAGAACACTATCGTGATGGCTGGACTCTATTGCAAACAGAG TTGGATTGTTGTGGTACTTATGGACCTGCTGATTGGGAAGCTATTTTCCCAAATAAAACTATACCTTCATCTTGTTGTCCCATCATTAATCTTAATGAAGCTGAAGTTTGCACTGTTGCTCATGCTAATAACGATGGTTGTTTTCACAaacttttgcatattttggatTCAAAGACTCTAGTTTTAGCTGGTGTAGTATTAGGTGTGGCTGGCATTCAG GTACTTACAATCCTGTTTGCCTGCTGCCTTTATCGGTCCTTTCGTAGGAGCTACCAGACAGTTTGA